The Arachis hypogaea cultivar Tifrunner chromosome 16, arahy.Tifrunner.gnm2.J5K5, whole genome shotgun sequence genome contains a region encoding:
- the LOC112755143 gene encoding uncharacterized protein isoform X1, which produces MRGIGSKIKIGILITLFLGVSLGVLYSLLNPVSNGCVMTYMYPTYIPITSSESGSPVKYALYLYHEGWKKIDYKDHLKKLSGVPVLFIPGNGGSYKQVRSVAAESDRAYQSGPLERTFYQEASLSPKEGGSDKNISGFRLPSQYTSRLDWFSVDLEGEHSAMDGAILEEHTEYVVYAIHKILDQYKMSYDARIREGTPVSGSLPNSVILVGHSMGGLVARAAVIHPRLRKSAVETVLTMASPHKSPPVPLQPSLGHYFARVNSEWREGYKVQRTNTGRYVSGPALSHVVVVSISGAYNDYQVRSQLALLDNIVPPTHGFMISSTAMKNVWLSMEHQAILWCNQMVVQVSHTLLSLIDSRTGQPFPDTQKRLAVFARMLRSGISDNFNRMMQLPSSKQSMHVPGQNTQDATGSPVHRSVSCPANIHWNEEGLDRDLYIQTNVVTVLAMDGRRRWLDIQKLGSNGKSHFVFVTNLEPCSGIRIHLWPEKGKSAPDLPLNDRVVEVTSMMMRIPSGPAPRQLEPGSQTEQAPPSAVFWLGPEDMRDFKFLTISVAPRPSVSGRPPPAVSMAVGQFFNPDEGKKDLSAWFMLQSIYSQKELLLEEAHPLAVKLSFAVSLGLLPVTLSMKAVSCGIKNTGLPEEEAGDPESTNLCKLRCFPPVALAWDDTAGLSIYPNLNTKTIFVDSTPALWSSTQHSEKTVVLLLVDPHCSYKSSISISVSAAASRLLLQYCPKIVGFSIAVIFFALMRQACLWDAGLRIPTMLTALQSNLTLLSHLFPLAILPIFLSFFLSVLLSRPFPPFASFIGISLICYIFANGFVAILALISHLVFFVAAVTHIFIKTRWQMWEQNGFIFLRWFVNLSSSFFSLKGVRVLRANPVLVTVLAAMIFACLVHPAFGLLILLCSHFFFCHNALCSFLMASCRNHEQNNGTLDSLSQVHNGSERPRFKFDGSFDRTFPSENDSSNSPDSSKSFSDTQLDAFHHRHGLLLLHFVATMMFAPSMVAWFQRLAMGKSLPRLLDSTLCICVILHGICNTKPEFNSFSLPIRGVPVLKVRLYFLYLIAGYCSYFAGLAMAPYIAFYAMAAIGAISFTLRMLQRRNRDTKQVTYGSRKRH; this is translated from the exons ATGCGGGGTATTGGAAGCAAGATtaagattggaattttgattacTTTGTTCTTAGGGGTTTCTCTCGGGGTTTTGTATTCATTGCTGAATCCCGTTTCAAATGGATGTGTTATGACTTACATGTATCCCACGTACATTCCTATTACCTCGTCTGAAAGTGGTTCGCCGGTGAAGTATGCATTGTACCTGTATCATGAGGGGTGGAAGAAGATTGATTATAAGGATCATCTCAAGAAGCTTAGTGGTGTGCCAGTGCTTTTTATCCCGGGCAATGGTGGTAGCTACAAACAG GTGCGGTCTGTGGCTGCAGAATCTGATAGGGCATATCAGAGTGGTCCCCTGGAGCGTACATTTTACCAAGAAGCTTCTCTAAGCCCCAAAGAAGGAGGTTCAGACAAAAATATATCTGGCTTTCGGTTACCCAGCCAGTATACTAGCAGGCTAGATTGGTTTTCTGTTGATCTTGAAGGAGAACATTCTGCAATGGATGGTGCGATTCTTGAAGAGCACACTGAATATGTTGTGTATGCTATTCACAAG ATTTTAGATCAGTATAAAATGTCTTATGATGCTCGAATAAGAGAAGGTACTCCAGTTTCTGGGAGTTTGCCAAATAGTGTGATATTAGTTGGTCATTCTATGGGTGGTCTTGTTGCTAGAGCTGCTGTTATCCACCCTCGCCTTAGGAAATCAGCAGTTGAAACTGTTCTTACAATGGCATCCCCTCATAA ATCACCACCTGTGCCATTGCAGCCTTCCTTGGGTCATTATTTTGCACGTGTAAATTCTGAATGGAGAGAGGGATATAAAGTTCAGAGGACTAACACTGGGCGTTATGTCTCTGGTCCTGCACTCTCTCATGTCGTTGTTGTATCTATTTCTGGTGCATATAATGATTACCAG gTACGGTCACAATTAGCATTGCTTGATAATATTGTACCGCCAACACATGGCTTCATGATCAGTAGTACTGCCATGAAAAATGTGTGGTTGTCCATGGAACATCAGGCTATTTTATGGTGTAATCAAATGGTTGTCCAA GTCTCACACACACTTCTTAGTCTGATAGACTCGAGAACAGGCCAACCTTTTCCTGATACTCAAAAGAGGCTAGCAGTGTTTGCAAGAATGCTGCGTAGTGGAATATCAGATAATTTCAATAGGATGATGCAGTTGCCCTCTTCTAAACAGTCAATGCATGTTCCTGGCCAGAACACACAAGATGCTACTG GATCTCCAGTACATAGATCGGTTTCGTGCCCCGCCAATATTCATTGGAACGAAGAGGGCCTTGATAGAGACCTATACATTCAGACAAATGTTGTAACTGTATTAGCAATGGATGGTCGAAGACGGTGGTTGGACATACAAAAATTG GGGTCAAATGGAAAAAGCCATTTTGTGTTTGTGACCAATCTTGAACCGTGTTCTGGAATTAGAATTCATTTGTGGCCAGAAAAGGGAAAATCTGCCCCAGATTTGCCTCTCAATGATAGGGTGGTTGAAGTAACATCAATGATGATGCGTATTCCTTCAGGTCCAGCACCACGACAG CTTGAGCCTGGCAGTCAGACCGAGCAAGCCCCTCCATCTGCTGTGTTTTGGTTGGGACCAGAAGACATGCGTGATTTCAAATTTCTTACCATCTCAGTTGCACCTCGTCCG TCTGTTTCAGGAAGGCCACCACCGGCAGTATCCATGGCAGTTGGGCAGTTCTTTAACCCAGACGAAGGGAAGAAAGATTTATCTGCATGGTTTATGCTTCAGTCTATCTATTCTcaaaag GAATTGTTATTGGAGGAAGCACATCCTTTGGCTGTCAAATTATCATTTGCTGTCAGCTTGGGTCTTCTTCCTGTTACTTTGTCTATGAAAGCTGTCAGTTGTGGAATTAAAAATACTGGACTTCCAGAGGAGGAAGCCGGAGACCCTGAAAGCACTA ATCTCTGTAAATTGCGCTGCTTCCCACCTGTTGCACTTGCTTGGGATGATACAGCTGGTCTTAGCATATATCCAAACTTGAATACGAAGACAATTTTTGTGGATTCCACACCTGCTCTTTGGAGTTCAACTCAGCATTCAGAGAAAACTGTAGTTCTTCTGTTG GTTGACCCACATTGTTCTTATAAAAGTAGCATTTCAATATCCGTTAGTGCTGCTGCGAGTAGGCTTCTGCTGCAGTATTGTCCAAAG ATAGTTGGTTTCTCTATTGCTGTTATTTTCTTTGCTCTAATGCGGCAAGCATGTTTATGGGATGCTGGTCTACGGATACCAACAATGTTAACAGCTCTGCAATCCAATTTAACACTTTTATCACATTTGTTTCCCCTAGCCATTCTACCCATTTTCTTATCCTTTTTCCTTTCTGTGCTGCTGTCTCGGCCATTTCCCCCATTTGCTAGCTTCATTGGCATCTCCCTAATTTGTTATATCTTCGCAAATGGGTTTGTAGCAATTCTGGCTTTGATATCTCACTTGGTATTCTTTGTGGCTGCTGTGACACACATCTTCATCAAGACAAG GTGGCAAATGTGGGAACAAAATGGTTTTATTTTTCTTCGTTGGTTTGTCAATCTGTCATCTAGTTTCTTTTCTCTAAAG GGGGTCAGAGTTTTGAGAGCAAATCCGGTACTTGTAACGGTGCTTGCTGCAATGATCTTTGCATGCTTGGTTCATCCAGCATTTGGTCTACTAATCCTTCTGTGCTCTCATTTTTTCTTCTGTCACAACGCGCTATGCAG CTTCCTCATGGCTTCTTGCCGTAACCATGAACAAAACAATGGAACTTTGGATTCTTTGTCTCAAGTCCACAATGGGTCTGAACGGCCGAGGTTCAAATTCGATGGTAGTTTTGATCGGACATTCCCTTCAGAAAATGACTCTTCCAATAGTCCGGATTCGTCAAAAAGTTTTAGTGACACCCAGTTAGATGCATTCCACCATCGCCATGGGTTGTTGTTGTTGCATTTTGTTGCAACGATGATGTTTGCCCCCTCCATGGTAGCTTGGTTCCAG AGGTTAGCTATGGGAAAGTCTCTCCCAAGGCTTCTGGATTCAACACTTTGTATCTGCGTTATACTTCACGGCATCTGCAACACAAAGCCAGAGTTCAATTCTTTCTCTTTGCCCATCAGGGGGGTCCCCGTCCTCAAAGTTCGTCTATACTTCCTATATTTGATAGCTGGATACTGTTCCTATTTTGCTGGTCTGGCCATGGCTCCGTATATAGCCTTTTATGCTATGGCTGCTATAGgtgccatttcctttactttaagGATGTTGCAAAGAAGGAATAGGGATACAAAACAGGTTACTTATGGCAGCAGAAAGCGGCACTAA
- the LOC112755143 gene encoding uncharacterized protein isoform X2 produces the protein MDGAILEEHTEYVVYAIHKILDQYKMSYDARIREGTPVSGSLPNSVILVGHSMGGLVARAAVIHPRLRKSAVETVLTMASPHKSPPVPLQPSLGHYFARVNSEWREGYKVQRTNTGRYVSGPALSHVVVVSISGAYNDYQVRSQLALLDNIVPPTHGFMISSTAMKNVWLSMEHQAILWCNQMVVQVSHTLLSLIDSRTGQPFPDTQKRLAVFARMLRSGISDNFNRMMQLPSSKQSMHVPGQNTQDATGSPVHRSVSCPANIHWNEEGLDRDLYIQTNVVTVLAMDGRRRWLDIQKLGSNGKSHFVFVTNLEPCSGIRIHLWPEKGKSAPDLPLNDRVVEVTSMMMRIPSGPAPRQLEPGSQTEQAPPSAVFWLGPEDMRDFKFLTISVAPRPSVSGRPPPAVSMAVGQFFNPDEGKKDLSAWFMLQSIYSQKELLLEEAHPLAVKLSFAVSLGLLPVTLSMKAVSCGIKNTGLPEEEAGDPESTNLCKLRCFPPVALAWDDTAGLSIYPNLNTKTIFVDSTPALWSSTQHSEKTVVLLLVDPHCSYKSSISISVSAAASRLLLQYCPKIVGFSIAVIFFALMRQACLWDAGLRIPTMLTALQSNLTLLSHLFPLAILPIFLSFFLSVLLSRPFPPFASFIGISLICYIFANGFVAILALISHLVFFVAAVTHIFIKTRWQMWEQNGFIFLRWFVNLSSSFFSLKGVRVLRANPVLVTVLAAMIFACLVHPAFGLLILLCSHFFFCHNALCSFLMASCRNHEQNNGTLDSLSQVHNGSERPRFKFDGSFDRTFPSENDSSNSPDSSKSFSDTQLDAFHHRHGLLLLHFVATMMFAPSMVAWFQRLAMGKSLPRLLDSTLCICVILHGICNTKPEFNSFSLPIRGVPVLKVRLYFLYLIAGYCSYFAGLAMAPYIAFYAMAAIGAISFTLRMLQRRNRDTKQVTYGSRKRH, from the exons ATGGATGGTGCGATTCTTGAAGAGCACACTGAATATGTTGTGTATGCTATTCACAAG ATTTTAGATCAGTATAAAATGTCTTATGATGCTCGAATAAGAGAAGGTACTCCAGTTTCTGGGAGTTTGCCAAATAGTGTGATATTAGTTGGTCATTCTATGGGTGGTCTTGTTGCTAGAGCTGCTGTTATCCACCCTCGCCTTAGGAAATCAGCAGTTGAAACTGTTCTTACAATGGCATCCCCTCATAA ATCACCACCTGTGCCATTGCAGCCTTCCTTGGGTCATTATTTTGCACGTGTAAATTCTGAATGGAGAGAGGGATATAAAGTTCAGAGGACTAACACTGGGCGTTATGTCTCTGGTCCTGCACTCTCTCATGTCGTTGTTGTATCTATTTCTGGTGCATATAATGATTACCAG gTACGGTCACAATTAGCATTGCTTGATAATATTGTACCGCCAACACATGGCTTCATGATCAGTAGTACTGCCATGAAAAATGTGTGGTTGTCCATGGAACATCAGGCTATTTTATGGTGTAATCAAATGGTTGTCCAA GTCTCACACACACTTCTTAGTCTGATAGACTCGAGAACAGGCCAACCTTTTCCTGATACTCAAAAGAGGCTAGCAGTGTTTGCAAGAATGCTGCGTAGTGGAATATCAGATAATTTCAATAGGATGATGCAGTTGCCCTCTTCTAAACAGTCAATGCATGTTCCTGGCCAGAACACACAAGATGCTACTG GATCTCCAGTACATAGATCGGTTTCGTGCCCCGCCAATATTCATTGGAACGAAGAGGGCCTTGATAGAGACCTATACATTCAGACAAATGTTGTAACTGTATTAGCAATGGATGGTCGAAGACGGTGGTTGGACATACAAAAATTG GGGTCAAATGGAAAAAGCCATTTTGTGTTTGTGACCAATCTTGAACCGTGTTCTGGAATTAGAATTCATTTGTGGCCAGAAAAGGGAAAATCTGCCCCAGATTTGCCTCTCAATGATAGGGTGGTTGAAGTAACATCAATGATGATGCGTATTCCTTCAGGTCCAGCACCACGACAG CTTGAGCCTGGCAGTCAGACCGAGCAAGCCCCTCCATCTGCTGTGTTTTGGTTGGGACCAGAAGACATGCGTGATTTCAAATTTCTTACCATCTCAGTTGCACCTCGTCCG TCTGTTTCAGGAAGGCCACCACCGGCAGTATCCATGGCAGTTGGGCAGTTCTTTAACCCAGACGAAGGGAAGAAAGATTTATCTGCATGGTTTATGCTTCAGTCTATCTATTCTcaaaag GAATTGTTATTGGAGGAAGCACATCCTTTGGCTGTCAAATTATCATTTGCTGTCAGCTTGGGTCTTCTTCCTGTTACTTTGTCTATGAAAGCTGTCAGTTGTGGAATTAAAAATACTGGACTTCCAGAGGAGGAAGCCGGAGACCCTGAAAGCACTA ATCTCTGTAAATTGCGCTGCTTCCCACCTGTTGCACTTGCTTGGGATGATACAGCTGGTCTTAGCATATATCCAAACTTGAATACGAAGACAATTTTTGTGGATTCCACACCTGCTCTTTGGAGTTCAACTCAGCATTCAGAGAAAACTGTAGTTCTTCTGTTG GTTGACCCACATTGTTCTTATAAAAGTAGCATTTCAATATCCGTTAGTGCTGCTGCGAGTAGGCTTCTGCTGCAGTATTGTCCAAAG ATAGTTGGTTTCTCTATTGCTGTTATTTTCTTTGCTCTAATGCGGCAAGCATGTTTATGGGATGCTGGTCTACGGATACCAACAATGTTAACAGCTCTGCAATCCAATTTAACACTTTTATCACATTTGTTTCCCCTAGCCATTCTACCCATTTTCTTATCCTTTTTCCTTTCTGTGCTGCTGTCTCGGCCATTTCCCCCATTTGCTAGCTTCATTGGCATCTCCCTAATTTGTTATATCTTCGCAAATGGGTTTGTAGCAATTCTGGCTTTGATATCTCACTTGGTATTCTTTGTGGCTGCTGTGACACACATCTTCATCAAGACAAG GTGGCAAATGTGGGAACAAAATGGTTTTATTTTTCTTCGTTGGTTTGTCAATCTGTCATCTAGTTTCTTTTCTCTAAAG GGGGTCAGAGTTTTGAGAGCAAATCCGGTACTTGTAACGGTGCTTGCTGCAATGATCTTTGCATGCTTGGTTCATCCAGCATTTGGTCTACTAATCCTTCTGTGCTCTCATTTTTTCTTCTGTCACAACGCGCTATGCAG CTTCCTCATGGCTTCTTGCCGTAACCATGAACAAAACAATGGAACTTTGGATTCTTTGTCTCAAGTCCACAATGGGTCTGAACGGCCGAGGTTCAAATTCGATGGTAGTTTTGATCGGACATTCCCTTCAGAAAATGACTCTTCCAATAGTCCGGATTCGTCAAAAAGTTTTAGTGACACCCAGTTAGATGCATTCCACCATCGCCATGGGTTGTTGTTGTTGCATTTTGTTGCAACGATGATGTTTGCCCCCTCCATGGTAGCTTGGTTCCAG AGGTTAGCTATGGGAAAGTCTCTCCCAAGGCTTCTGGATTCAACACTTTGTATCTGCGTTATACTTCACGGCATCTGCAACACAAAGCCAGAGTTCAATTCTTTCTCTTTGCCCATCAGGGGGGTCCCCGTCCTCAAAGTTCGTCTATACTTCCTATATTTGATAGCTGGATACTGTTCCTATTTTGCTGGTCTGGCCATGGCTCCGTATATAGCCTTTTATGCTATGGCTGCTATAGgtgccatttcctttactttaagGATGTTGCAAAGAAGGAATAGGGATACAAAACAGGTTACTTATGGCAGCAGAAAGCGGCACTAA
- the LOC112755143 gene encoding uncharacterized protein isoform X3 translates to MVRFLKSTLNMLCMLFTRAAVIHPRLRKSAVETVLTMASPHKSPPVPLQPSLGHYFARVNSEWREGYKVQRTNTGRYVSGPALSHVVVVSISGAYNDYQVRSQLALLDNIVPPTHGFMISSTAMKNVWLSMEHQAILWCNQMVVQVSHTLLSLIDSRTGQPFPDTQKRLAVFARMLRSGISDNFNRMMQLPSSKQSMHVPGQNTQDATGSPVHRSVSCPANIHWNEEGLDRDLYIQTNVVTVLAMDGRRRWLDIQKLGSNGKSHFVFVTNLEPCSGIRIHLWPEKGKSAPDLPLNDRVVEVTSMMMRIPSGPAPRQLEPGSQTEQAPPSAVFWLGPEDMRDFKFLTISVAPRPSVSGRPPPAVSMAVGQFFNPDEGKKDLSAWFMLQSIYSQKELLLEEAHPLAVKLSFAVSLGLLPVTLSMKAVSCGIKNTGLPEEEAGDPESTNLCKLRCFPPVALAWDDTAGLSIYPNLNTKTIFVDSTPALWSSTQHSEKTVVLLLVDPHCSYKSSISISVSAAASRLLLQYCPKIVGFSIAVIFFALMRQACLWDAGLRIPTMLTALQSNLTLLSHLFPLAILPIFLSFFLSVLLSRPFPPFASFIGISLICYIFANGFVAILALISHLVFFVAAVTHIFIKTRWQMWEQNGFIFLRWFVNLSSSFFSLKGVRVLRANPVLVTVLAAMIFACLVHPAFGLLILLCSHFFFCHNALCSFLMASCRNHEQNNGTLDSLSQVHNGSERPRFKFDGSFDRTFPSENDSSNSPDSSKSFSDTQLDAFHHRHGLLLLHFVATMMFAPSMVAWFQRLAMGKSLPRLLDSTLCICVILHGICNTKPEFNSFSLPIRGVPVLKVRLYFLYLIAGYCSYFAGLAMAPYIAFYAMAAIGAISFTLRMLQRRNRDTKQVTYGSRKRH, encoded by the exons ATGGTGCGATTCTTGAAGAGCACACTGAATATGTTGTGTATGCTATTCACAAG AGCTGCTGTTATCCACCCTCGCCTTAGGAAATCAGCAGTTGAAACTGTTCTTACAATGGCATCCCCTCATAA ATCACCACCTGTGCCATTGCAGCCTTCCTTGGGTCATTATTTTGCACGTGTAAATTCTGAATGGAGAGAGGGATATAAAGTTCAGAGGACTAACACTGGGCGTTATGTCTCTGGTCCTGCACTCTCTCATGTCGTTGTTGTATCTATTTCTGGTGCATATAATGATTACCAG gTACGGTCACAATTAGCATTGCTTGATAATATTGTACCGCCAACACATGGCTTCATGATCAGTAGTACTGCCATGAAAAATGTGTGGTTGTCCATGGAACATCAGGCTATTTTATGGTGTAATCAAATGGTTGTCCAA GTCTCACACACACTTCTTAGTCTGATAGACTCGAGAACAGGCCAACCTTTTCCTGATACTCAAAAGAGGCTAGCAGTGTTTGCAAGAATGCTGCGTAGTGGAATATCAGATAATTTCAATAGGATGATGCAGTTGCCCTCTTCTAAACAGTCAATGCATGTTCCTGGCCAGAACACACAAGATGCTACTG GATCTCCAGTACATAGATCGGTTTCGTGCCCCGCCAATATTCATTGGAACGAAGAGGGCCTTGATAGAGACCTATACATTCAGACAAATGTTGTAACTGTATTAGCAATGGATGGTCGAAGACGGTGGTTGGACATACAAAAATTG GGGTCAAATGGAAAAAGCCATTTTGTGTTTGTGACCAATCTTGAACCGTGTTCTGGAATTAGAATTCATTTGTGGCCAGAAAAGGGAAAATCTGCCCCAGATTTGCCTCTCAATGATAGGGTGGTTGAAGTAACATCAATGATGATGCGTATTCCTTCAGGTCCAGCACCACGACAG CTTGAGCCTGGCAGTCAGACCGAGCAAGCCCCTCCATCTGCTGTGTTTTGGTTGGGACCAGAAGACATGCGTGATTTCAAATTTCTTACCATCTCAGTTGCACCTCGTCCG TCTGTTTCAGGAAGGCCACCACCGGCAGTATCCATGGCAGTTGGGCAGTTCTTTAACCCAGACGAAGGGAAGAAAGATTTATCTGCATGGTTTATGCTTCAGTCTATCTATTCTcaaaag GAATTGTTATTGGAGGAAGCACATCCTTTGGCTGTCAAATTATCATTTGCTGTCAGCTTGGGTCTTCTTCCTGTTACTTTGTCTATGAAAGCTGTCAGTTGTGGAATTAAAAATACTGGACTTCCAGAGGAGGAAGCCGGAGACCCTGAAAGCACTA ATCTCTGTAAATTGCGCTGCTTCCCACCTGTTGCACTTGCTTGGGATGATACAGCTGGTCTTAGCATATATCCAAACTTGAATACGAAGACAATTTTTGTGGATTCCACACCTGCTCTTTGGAGTTCAACTCAGCATTCAGAGAAAACTGTAGTTCTTCTGTTG GTTGACCCACATTGTTCTTATAAAAGTAGCATTTCAATATCCGTTAGTGCTGCTGCGAGTAGGCTTCTGCTGCAGTATTGTCCAAAG ATAGTTGGTTTCTCTATTGCTGTTATTTTCTTTGCTCTAATGCGGCAAGCATGTTTATGGGATGCTGGTCTACGGATACCAACAATGTTAACAGCTCTGCAATCCAATTTAACACTTTTATCACATTTGTTTCCCCTAGCCATTCTACCCATTTTCTTATCCTTTTTCCTTTCTGTGCTGCTGTCTCGGCCATTTCCCCCATTTGCTAGCTTCATTGGCATCTCCCTAATTTGTTATATCTTCGCAAATGGGTTTGTAGCAATTCTGGCTTTGATATCTCACTTGGTATTCTTTGTGGCTGCTGTGACACACATCTTCATCAAGACAAG GTGGCAAATGTGGGAACAAAATGGTTTTATTTTTCTTCGTTGGTTTGTCAATCTGTCATCTAGTTTCTTTTCTCTAAAG GGGGTCAGAGTTTTGAGAGCAAATCCGGTACTTGTAACGGTGCTTGCTGCAATGATCTTTGCATGCTTGGTTCATCCAGCATTTGGTCTACTAATCCTTCTGTGCTCTCATTTTTTCTTCTGTCACAACGCGCTATGCAG CTTCCTCATGGCTTCTTGCCGTAACCATGAACAAAACAATGGAACTTTGGATTCTTTGTCTCAAGTCCACAATGGGTCTGAACGGCCGAGGTTCAAATTCGATGGTAGTTTTGATCGGACATTCCCTTCAGAAAATGACTCTTCCAATAGTCCGGATTCGTCAAAAAGTTTTAGTGACACCCAGTTAGATGCATTCCACCATCGCCATGGGTTGTTGTTGTTGCATTTTGTTGCAACGATGATGTTTGCCCCCTCCATGGTAGCTTGGTTCCAG AGGTTAGCTATGGGAAAGTCTCTCCCAAGGCTTCTGGATTCAACACTTTGTATCTGCGTTATACTTCACGGCATCTGCAACACAAAGCCAGAGTTCAATTCTTTCTCTTTGCCCATCAGGGGGGTCCCCGTCCTCAAAGTTCGTCTATACTTCCTATATTTGATAGCTGGATACTGTTCCTATTTTGCTGGTCTGGCCATGGCTCCGTATATAGCCTTTTATGCTATGGCTGCTATAGgtgccatttcctttactttaagGATGTTGCAAAGAAGGAATAGGGATACAAAACAGGTTACTTATGGCAGCAGAAAGCGGCACTAA